The following coding sequences are from one Bos indicus x Bos taurus breed Angus x Brahman F1 hybrid chromosome 5, Bos_hybrid_MaternalHap_v2.0, whole genome shotgun sequence window:
- the TMPO gene encoding thymopoietin isoform X3, with product MPEFLEDPSVLTKEKLKSELVANNVTLPAGEQRKDVYVQLYLQHLTARNRPPLATGANSKGPPDFSSDEEREPTPVLGSGAAVAGRSRAAVGRKATKKTDKPRPEDKDDLDVTELSNEDLLDQLVKYGVNPGPIVGTTRKLYEKKLLKLREQGTESRSSTPLPTISSSVENTRQNGSNDSDRYSDNEEDSKIELKLEKREPLKGRAKTPVTLKQRRVEHNQVETSEHFRIDGAIISESTPIAETIMASSNETLVVNRVTGNFKHAAPILPITEFSDIPRRTPKKPLTRAEVGEKTEERRVERDILKEMFPFEAATPTGISASCRRPIKGAAGRPLELSDFRMEESYSSKYIPKYVPLADVKSEKTKKGRSIPMWIKILLFVVVAGFLFLVYQAMETNQGNPFYKFLSNDSKKVN from the exons ATGCCGGAGTTCCTGGAAGACCCCTCGGTCCTGACGAAAGAGAAGTTGAAGAGTGAGTTGGTCGCCAACAATGTGACGCTCCCGGCCGGGGAGCAGCGCAAAGACGTGTATGTGCAGCTCTACCTGCAGCACCTCACGGCGCGCAACCGGCCGCCGCTCGCCACCGGCGCCAACAGCAAGGGGCCCCCGGACTTCTCCAGCGACGAGGAGCGCGAACCTACCCCGGTCCTCGGCTCCGGGGCCGCCGTCGCGGGCCGCAGCCGCGCCGCCGTCGGCAGG AAAGCCACAAAGAAAACTGATAAACCCAGACCAGAAGATAAAGATGATCTAGATGTAACAGAGCTCTCTAACGAAGATCTTCTGGACCAGCTTGTGAAATACGGAGTGAACCCTGGTCCTATTGTGG GAACAACCAGGAAACTATATGAGAAAAAGCTGTTGAAACTGAGGGAACAAGGAACAGAATCTAGATCTTCTACTCCTCTGCCAACAATTTCTTCTTCAGTGGAAAATACAAGACAGAATGGAAGTAATGACTCTGACAGATACAGTGACAATGAAGAAG ACTCTAAAATAGAGCTCAAGCTTGAGAAGAGAGAACCACTGAAAGGCAGAGCAAAGACTCCGGTAACACTCAAGCAAAGAAGAGTTGAGCACAATCAG GTGGAAACTTCAGAACATTTTCGTATAGATGGTGCAATAATTTCAGAGAGTACTCCCATAGCTGAAACTATAATGGCTTCAAGCAACGAAACCTTA GTTGTCAATAGGGTGACTGGAAATTTCAAGCATGCAGCTCCTATTCTGCCAATCACTGAATTCTCAGACATACCCAGAAGAACACCAAAGAAACCATTGACAAGAGCtgaa gtgggagaaaaaacagaggaaagaagagtAGAAAGGGATATTCTTAAGGAAATGTTTCCCTTTGAAGCAGCTACACCAACAGGAATTAG TGCTAGTTGCCGCAGACCAATCAAAGGGGCTGCTGGCCGGCCATTAGAACTCAGTGATTTCAGGATGGAGGAATCTTATTCAtctaaatatattcctaagtatgttCCCTTGGCAGATGTCAagtcagaaaagacaaaaaagggaCGCTCCATTCCCATGTGGATAAAAATTTTGCTCTTTGTTGTTGTGGCCGGTTTTTTGTTTCTGGTCTATCAAGCTATGGAAACCAATCAAGGAAATCCATTCTATAAGTTTCTATCTAATGACTCTAAAAAAGTCAACTGA
- the TMPO gene encoding thymopoietin isoform X1, with product MPEFLEDPSVLTKEKLKSELVANNVTLPAGEQRKDVYVQLYLQHLTARNRPPLATGANSKGPPDFSSDEEREPTPVLGSGAAVAGRSRAAVGRKATKKTDKPRPEDKDDLDVTELSNEDLLDQLVKYGVNPGPIVGTTRKLYEKKLLKLREQGTESRSSTPLPTISSSVENTRQNGSNDSDRYSDNEEGKKKEHKKAKSTRDFVPFSELPTTASGGFFQAISFPEISTRPPLGRTEQQAAKKVHSSKGDLPREPLTATTLPDRDQKLASGGLFVSSKSSHDRCLEKSSSSSPQHELAAMLVSAAASPSLIKETTSTCYKDTVENIYFGEKSGIQPVCTKRSHGSDQSVVSSERKALEESEQSQVISPPLARAIRDYVNSLLVQGGGGRLPGTSNSTPLLDVANTRKRIGPSNVRETEPLSPPRKLPRFSEKSVEEKDSGSFVTFQNTPGSELMSFAKTVVSHSLATLGIEMSEQSQHDKIDAPELSFPFHESILKVIEEEWQQIDRQPPSLACRYPVSSREATRILSVPKVDDEILEFISHAAPPASIQAASTESCDKQLDLALCRTYEAAASALQVATHTAFVARALQADVSQAAQILSSDPSCTNQAVGLLSRAYDAASFLCEAAFDEVKMAAHTMGSSTLGRRHLWLKDCRINPASKNKLAVVPFKGGTLFGREVLKVIKKYGNKH from the exons ATGCCGGAGTTCCTGGAAGACCCCTCGGTCCTGACGAAAGAGAAGTTGAAGAGTGAGTTGGTCGCCAACAATGTGACGCTCCCGGCCGGGGAGCAGCGCAAAGACGTGTATGTGCAGCTCTACCTGCAGCACCTCACGGCGCGCAACCGGCCGCCGCTCGCCACCGGCGCCAACAGCAAGGGGCCCCCGGACTTCTCCAGCGACGAGGAGCGCGAACCTACCCCGGTCCTCGGCTCCGGGGCCGCCGTCGCGGGCCGCAGCCGCGCCGCCGTCGGCAGG AAAGCCACAAAGAAAACTGATAAACCCAGACCAGAAGATAAAGATGATCTAGATGTAACAGAGCTCTCTAACGAAGATCTTCTGGACCAGCTTGTGAAATACGGAGTGAACCCTGGTCCTATTGTGG GAACAACCAGGAAACTATATGAGAAAAAGCTGTTGAAACTGAGGGAACAAGGAACAGAATCTAGATCTTCTACTCCTCTGCCAACAATTTCTTCTTCAGTGGAAAATACAAGACAGAATGGAAGTAATGACTCTGACAGATACAGTGACAATGAAGAAG gaaagaagaaagaacacaaGAAAGCGAAGTCCACTAGggattttgttcctttttctgaaCTTCCAACTACTGCCTCTGGTGGATTTTTTCAGGctatttcttttcctgaaatcTCCACCCGTCCTCCTCTGGGCAGGACAGAACAACAGGCAGCTAAGAAAGTACATTCTTCTAAGGGAGACCTACCTAGGGAACCTCTTACTGCCACAACCTTGCCTGACAGGGACCAAAAGTTAGCCTCTggaggtttgtttgtttcctccaaGTCTAGCCATGATAGATGTTTAGAGAAAAGTTCTTCGTCATCTCCTCAGCATGAACTCGCTGCCATGTTGGTCTCTGCTGCAGCTTCTCCTTCACTGATTAAAGAAACCACCAGTACTTGCTATAAAGACACagtagaaaatatttactttggAGAGAAAAGTGGAATTCAGCCAGTATGTACCAAGAGGTCCCATGGTTCAGATCAGTCAGTTGTCTCCAGTGAAAGGAAAGCACTAGAAGAGTCTGAGCAATCACAAGTAATTTCTCCACCACTTGCTAGGGCAATCAGAGATTATGTCAATTCTCTATTGGTCCAGGGTGGAGGAGGTAGGTTGCCTGGGACTTCTAACTCTACACCTCTTCTTGATGTAGCAAATACACGGAAGAGAATTGGTCCATCTAATGTTCGAGAaactgaacccctgtctcctccaCGAAAATTACCGAGATTCAGTGAAAAGTCAGTAGAGGAAAAGGATTCAGGTTCCTTTGTGACATTTCAAAATACACCTGGATCTGAACTGATGTCTTTTGCAAAAACTGTTGTTTCTCACTCACTCGCTACTTTAGGCATAGAAATGTCTGAGCAATCACAGCATGATAAAATAGATGCCCCCGAACTATCTTTTCCCTTCCATGaatctattttaaaagtaattgaagAGGAGTGGCAGCAAATTGATAGGCAGCCGCCTTCATTGGCATGCAGGTATCCAGTTTCTTCTAGAGAGGCAACACGGATATTATCGGTTCCAAAAGTAGATGATGAAATCCTAGAGTTTATTTCTCATGCCGCTCCACCAGCAAGTATTCAGGCAGCTTCCACTGAGTCCTGTGATAAACAGTTGGACTTAGCACTTTGTAGAACCTATGAAGCTGCAGCATCAGCATTGCAGGTTGCAACCCACACTGCCTTTGTAGCTCGGGCTCTGCAGGCAGATGTGAGTCAGGCTGCACAAATTCTTAGCTCAGATCCTAGTTGCACGAACCAGGCAGTTGGATTGCTAAGCAGAGCATATGATGCAGCCTCATTCCTTTGTGAAGCTGCCTTTGATGAGGTAAAGATGGCTGCCCATACCATGGGATCTTCCACTTTAGGCCGCCGACATCTCTGGCTAAAGGATTGCAGAATAAATCCAGCTTCTAAGAATAAGCTGGCTGTTGTGCCCTTTAAAGGTGGAACATTATTTGGAAGAGAAGTACTCAAAGTAATTAAAAAGTATGGAAATAAACACTag
- the TMPO gene encoding thymopoietin isoform X5 has product MPEFLEDPSVLTKEKLKSELVANNVTLPAGEQRKDVYVQLYLQHLTARNRPPLATGANSKGPPDFSSDEEREPTPVLGSGAAVAGRSRAAVGRKATKKTDKPRPEDKDDLDVTELSNEDLLDQLVKYGVNPGPIVGTTRKLYEKKLLKLREQGTESRSSTPLPTISSSVENTRQNGSNDSDRYSDNEEDSKIELKLEKREPLKGRAKTPVTLKQRRVEHNQVGEKTEERRVERDILKEMFPFEAATPTGISASCRRPIKGAAGRPLELSDFRMEESYSSKYIPKYVPLADVKSEKTKKGRSIPMWIKILLFVVVAGFLFLVYQAMETNQGNPFYKFLSNDSKKVN; this is encoded by the exons ATGCCGGAGTTCCTGGAAGACCCCTCGGTCCTGACGAAAGAGAAGTTGAAGAGTGAGTTGGTCGCCAACAATGTGACGCTCCCGGCCGGGGAGCAGCGCAAAGACGTGTATGTGCAGCTCTACCTGCAGCACCTCACGGCGCGCAACCGGCCGCCGCTCGCCACCGGCGCCAACAGCAAGGGGCCCCCGGACTTCTCCAGCGACGAGGAGCGCGAACCTACCCCGGTCCTCGGCTCCGGGGCCGCCGTCGCGGGCCGCAGCCGCGCCGCCGTCGGCAGG AAAGCCACAAAGAAAACTGATAAACCCAGACCAGAAGATAAAGATGATCTAGATGTAACAGAGCTCTCTAACGAAGATCTTCTGGACCAGCTTGTGAAATACGGAGTGAACCCTGGTCCTATTGTGG GAACAACCAGGAAACTATATGAGAAAAAGCTGTTGAAACTGAGGGAACAAGGAACAGAATCTAGATCTTCTACTCCTCTGCCAACAATTTCTTCTTCAGTGGAAAATACAAGACAGAATGGAAGTAATGACTCTGACAGATACAGTGACAATGAAGAAG ACTCTAAAATAGAGCTCAAGCTTGAGAAGAGAGAACCACTGAAAGGCAGAGCAAAGACTCCGGTAACACTCAAGCAAAGAAGAGTTGAGCACAATCAG gtgggagaaaaaacagaggaaagaagagtAGAAAGGGATATTCTTAAGGAAATGTTTCCCTTTGAAGCAGCTACACCAACAGGAATTAG TGCTAGTTGCCGCAGACCAATCAAAGGGGCTGCTGGCCGGCCATTAGAACTCAGTGATTTCAGGATGGAGGAATCTTATTCAtctaaatatattcctaagtatgttCCCTTGGCAGATGTCAagtcagaaaagacaaaaaagggaCGCTCCATTCCCATGTGGATAAAAATTTTGCTCTTTGTTGTTGTGGCCGGTTTTTTGTTTCTGGTCTATCAAGCTATGGAAACCAATCAAGGAAATCCATTCTATAAGTTTCTATCTAATGACTCTAAAAAAGTCAACTGA
- the TMPO gene encoding thymopoietin isoform X2, which translates to MPEFLEDPSVLTKEKLKSELVANNVTLPAGEQRKDVYVQLYLQHLTARNRPPLATGANSKGPPDFSSDEEREPTPVLGSGAAVAGRSRAAVGRKATKKTDKPRPEDKDDLDVTELSNEDLLDQLVKYGVNPGPIVGTTRKLYEKKLLKLREQGTESRSSTPLPTISSSVENTRQNGSNDSDRYSDNEEDSKIELKLEKREPLKGRAKTPVTLKQRRVEHNQSYSQAGVTETEWTSGSSKGGLLQALTRESTRGSRRTPRKRVETSEHFRIDGAIISESTPIAETIMASSNETLVVNRVTGNFKHAAPILPITEFSDIPRRTPKKPLTRAEVGEKTEERRVERDILKEMFPFEAATPTGISASCRRPIKGAAGRPLELSDFRMEESYSSKYIPKYVPLADVKSEKTKKGRSIPMWIKILLFVVVAGFLFLVYQAMETNQGNPFYKFLSNDSKKVN; encoded by the exons ATGCCGGAGTTCCTGGAAGACCCCTCGGTCCTGACGAAAGAGAAGTTGAAGAGTGAGTTGGTCGCCAACAATGTGACGCTCCCGGCCGGGGAGCAGCGCAAAGACGTGTATGTGCAGCTCTACCTGCAGCACCTCACGGCGCGCAACCGGCCGCCGCTCGCCACCGGCGCCAACAGCAAGGGGCCCCCGGACTTCTCCAGCGACGAGGAGCGCGAACCTACCCCGGTCCTCGGCTCCGGGGCCGCCGTCGCGGGCCGCAGCCGCGCCGCCGTCGGCAGG AAAGCCACAAAGAAAACTGATAAACCCAGACCAGAAGATAAAGATGATCTAGATGTAACAGAGCTCTCTAACGAAGATCTTCTGGACCAGCTTGTGAAATACGGAGTGAACCCTGGTCCTATTGTGG GAACAACCAGGAAACTATATGAGAAAAAGCTGTTGAAACTGAGGGAACAAGGAACAGAATCTAGATCTTCTACTCCTCTGCCAACAATTTCTTCTTCAGTGGAAAATACAAGACAGAATGGAAGTAATGACTCTGACAGATACAGTGACAATGAAGAAG ACTCTAAAATAGAGCTCAAGCTTGAGAAGAGAGAACCACTGAAAGGCAGAGCAAAGACTCCGGTAACACTCAAGCAAAGAAGAGTTGAGCACAATCAG AGCTATTCTCAAGCTGGAGTAACTGAGACTGAATGGACAAGTGGATCTTCAAAAGGCGGACTTCTGCAGGCATTAACTAGGGAATCTACAAGAGGGTCAAGAAGAACTCCGAGGAAAAGG GTGGAAACTTCAGAACATTTTCGTATAGATGGTGCAATAATTTCAGAGAGTACTCCCATAGCTGAAACTATAATGGCTTCAAGCAACGAAACCTTA GTTGTCAATAGGGTGACTGGAAATTTCAAGCATGCAGCTCCTATTCTGCCAATCACTGAATTCTCAGACATACCCAGAAGAACACCAAAGAAACCATTGACAAGAGCtgaa gtgggagaaaaaacagaggaaagaagagtAGAAAGGGATATTCTTAAGGAAATGTTTCCCTTTGAAGCAGCTACACCAACAGGAATTAG TGCTAGTTGCCGCAGACCAATCAAAGGGGCTGCTGGCCGGCCATTAGAACTCAGTGATTTCAGGATGGAGGAATCTTATTCAtctaaatatattcctaagtatgttCCCTTGGCAGATGTCAagtcagaaaagacaaaaaagggaCGCTCCATTCCCATGTGGATAAAAATTTTGCTCTTTGTTGTTGTGGCCGGTTTTTTGTTTCTGGTCTATCAAGCTATGGAAACCAATCAAGGAAATCCATTCTATAAGTTTCTATCTAATGACTCTAAAAAAGTCAACTGA
- the TMPO gene encoding thymopoietin isoform X4 has protein sequence MPEFLEDPSVLTKEKLKSELVANNVTLPAGEQRKDVYVQLYLQHLTARNRPPLATGANSKGPPDFSSDEEREPTPVLGSGAAVAGRSRAAVGRKATKKTDKPRPEDKDDLDVTELSNEDLLDQLVKYGVNPGPIVGTTRKLYEKKLLKLREQGTESRSSTPLPTISSSVENTRQNGSNDSDRYSDNEEDSKIELKLEKREPLKGRAKTPVTLKQRRVEHNQVVNRVTGNFKHAAPILPITEFSDIPRRTPKKPLTRAEVGEKTEERRVERDILKEMFPFEAATPTGISASCRRPIKGAAGRPLELSDFRMEESYSSKYIPKYVPLADVKSEKTKKGRSIPMWIKILLFVVVAGFLFLVYQAMETNQGNPFYKFLSNDSKKVN, from the exons ATGCCGGAGTTCCTGGAAGACCCCTCGGTCCTGACGAAAGAGAAGTTGAAGAGTGAGTTGGTCGCCAACAATGTGACGCTCCCGGCCGGGGAGCAGCGCAAAGACGTGTATGTGCAGCTCTACCTGCAGCACCTCACGGCGCGCAACCGGCCGCCGCTCGCCACCGGCGCCAACAGCAAGGGGCCCCCGGACTTCTCCAGCGACGAGGAGCGCGAACCTACCCCGGTCCTCGGCTCCGGGGCCGCCGTCGCGGGCCGCAGCCGCGCCGCCGTCGGCAGG AAAGCCACAAAGAAAACTGATAAACCCAGACCAGAAGATAAAGATGATCTAGATGTAACAGAGCTCTCTAACGAAGATCTTCTGGACCAGCTTGTGAAATACGGAGTGAACCCTGGTCCTATTGTGG GAACAACCAGGAAACTATATGAGAAAAAGCTGTTGAAACTGAGGGAACAAGGAACAGAATCTAGATCTTCTACTCCTCTGCCAACAATTTCTTCTTCAGTGGAAAATACAAGACAGAATGGAAGTAATGACTCTGACAGATACAGTGACAATGAAGAAG ACTCTAAAATAGAGCTCAAGCTTGAGAAGAGAGAACCACTGAAAGGCAGAGCAAAGACTCCGGTAACACTCAAGCAAAGAAGAGTTGAGCACAATCAG GTTGTCAATAGGGTGACTGGAAATTTCAAGCATGCAGCTCCTATTCTGCCAATCACTGAATTCTCAGACATACCCAGAAGAACACCAAAGAAACCATTGACAAGAGCtgaa gtgggagaaaaaacagaggaaagaagagtAGAAAGGGATATTCTTAAGGAAATGTTTCCCTTTGAAGCAGCTACACCAACAGGAATTAG TGCTAGTTGCCGCAGACCAATCAAAGGGGCTGCTGGCCGGCCATTAGAACTCAGTGATTTCAGGATGGAGGAATCTTATTCAtctaaatatattcctaagtatgttCCCTTGGCAGATGTCAagtcagaaaagacaaaaaagggaCGCTCCATTCCCATGTGGATAAAAATTTTGCTCTTTGTTGTTGTGGCCGGTTTTTTGTTTCTGGTCTATCAAGCTATGGAAACCAATCAAGGAAATCCATTCTATAAGTTTCTATCTAATGACTCTAAAAAAGTCAACTGA